The Methanosarcina acetivorans C2A genome includes the window TATAATGGGTTGTCAGGAAAATGGTTGTGCCCTCTCGGTTTATATCCTTCACATATTCCCAGATCCTTATCCTCGTCTGAGGGTCAAGCCCGATGGTTGGCTCGTCCATGAAAAGCACTTTCGGACGGGTCATAAGCCCTCTCGCAATCTCAAGCCTGCGTTTCATCCCCCCGCTGAAGTGCCTTGTGAGAGTGTCTCGCTTTCCTTCGAGCTCGACCAGTTTGATCAACTCCTCAATCCTTTCCTGCCTTGCAACTTTCGGCATGGAATAGAGCCTTCCGTGATACTCCAGAATCTCCCTCACCGTCATATCCCGGTCAAGGGTAAGTTCCTGAAAAACAATTCCTATGGATTCCCTTACCTTTTCAGGCTCTGTTTTCAAATCAAAGCCTGCAACCCTTGCTCTTCCTTTCTGAACAGGCAGGAGAGTGGTAAGGACATTAATTACGGTACTTTTTCCCGCTCCGTTTGGTCCGAGAAATGAAAAGATCTCCCCTTCTTTGACCGTAAAACTGATCTTATCGACTGCCTTTACCTCGCCGAAAAAATACTCAAGGTCATTTACCTCTATAATATTGTCTTCCAGAACAGGTACCTCGCTTCCTCTTTACCTTAAAAGGATTGAACTTTCAATGATAAATAGGTATTTTGCCACAGGCCGAAAAACAGAATAATGAGAATCCAAAAATTGGATTATTCATCTTTACATGGTTGACTTTTTTGAAAAAACAATTTCTGGCTCAAAATCCTGAATTCTCTAGTTGCGAGTCGTAAGCTGCAGTCTGTTTTCCTTTGCTCAAGCAGACTAATTTGCAGATGAAAATCGGGAGCTTCGCTCAAGCAGACTATCTATGGGCTAAGAAGTGATCTGAGCAGCGTACTATCTATGGGTTAAGAAGTGATCTGAGCTCAAGCGGACTAATTTTGGGTTATAGTAGTGAGCTGCGTTCAAAAAGAATAATCTAAAGGTTATCAGTTACTTAACGTAAGAGAGCGGTATTCCTGCAAAAAAGAAAAAAACAGGAAGTAAGAATTCGAAGAAGCCGAAACCGAAAAAAAGCCGATATCTCACAGAGTCTCAGTAGAGGTAGAACAGCGTTTTAAAGGGTCCGAAAAGAGCCTGAAAAATCCTGAGAGGGCTTGAGATATTCTGAAATGAAAAAGTTGGTCCACAAAAGAGCAGCTGAAGATTATTTGATGATTTATTTGTTCTTCAATGCTTTATTAATGGTTTTTCATAAAAGCGCCAACCATGCCTTTTAATAGGGCTGCCAGGCTCAAGTCGTATTCCCTGCCACGACTTTCGGTTTTTGGGAGTTCGACTCTCTGCCTTTTGCAGGGTTCGTTTTTTGTACAGCCTTTTCCACTCAAAACTTCAGGGCGCTGGTCGCAATACATTTTGTTACCTCTAACTTATTATCTCAGATTTTTTTGGATTAAGTTTCAATGAAAGTTGAGTATCCTTTTAATATTGATATCTTTTAGATACTGTGTCTATGCTGTGCTTTAGTGCATTTATAGCAGATAGTTTCAAAGCCGATACCTTGATGTTAACTTTTTGTCAACGAAAACATTTATCTCTAAGTAAACATTCTTTTCCGCTACCATTTTGAATTAATATTGTGGTTGACAATAAAGTCGGCAAGCCAATTGAGACACTGTCCGG containing:
- a CDS encoding ATP-binding cassette domain-containing protein yields the protein MEDNIIEVNDLEYFFGEVKAVDKISFTVKEGEIFSFLGPNGAGKSTVINVLTTLLPVQKGRARVAGFDLKTEPEKVRESIGIVFQELTLDRDMTVREILEYHGRLYSMPKVARQERIEELIKLVELEGKRDTLTRHFSGGMKRRLEIARGLMTRPKVLFMDEPTIGLDPQTRIRIWEYVKDINREGTTIFLTTHYMDEADQLSDRISIIDHGKIIVTGKSWELKNALGEDLIYLETSDNMGATESLRQFDSVKGIREKAKGIVVMINTDGTYLLPEIMDRLRSGGIRIRAVNLKKPSMDDVFVHYTGRELRDSGAEKGSVVVLRAGGR